Proteins co-encoded in one Arachis hypogaea cultivar Tifrunner chromosome 11, arahy.Tifrunner.gnm2.J5K5, whole genome shotgun sequence genomic window:
- the LOC140176053 gene encoding uncharacterized protein: protein MDKVFQKQIGKNKEVYMDDMVVKSNTEKEHLTDLKKVFDQLRKYNMRLNPEKCAFGVQGGRLAALSRFLPTMAARSGHFFNTLRKSKKFKWTKKYENAFAEFKQILSLPHMLAKPKPGNPLYLSATKSSILRQQNFAKRRNAIFDHRKAGLCPSNHSETPKALFSKPQDHSMNKPTTKSSLKSQALDDFVAELTSSEDIHPEWELYVDGASNEDDGGAGIVLKDKEGISTEKSIKYMFLISNNQSEYEALLAGMRLAKECGIQNIKVYCDSLFVVQQVNDVFQREKSPKLFQRRASIFTIIGDDLYRRGFSRPLLKCLGDEEATLAMEEAHEGICGTHIGGRSLSTKILRAGYYWP from the exons ATGGACAAAGTATTCCAAAAGCAAATCGGAAAGAACAAGGAGGTGTACATGGATGACATGGTAGTCAAATCAAACACCGAAAAAGAACACTTGACTGACTTAAAAAAAGTGTTCGATCAATTAAGAAAATACAATATGCGGCTCAACCCAGAGAAGTGTGCATTTGGAGTTCAAGGAG gaaggctagccgccctatcaaggtTCCTACCAACAATGGCAGCAAGATCGGGTCACTTCTTCAATACACTgcgaaaatcaaagaaattcaaatggACAAAGAAATATGAAAACGCATTTGCCGAGTTCAAACAGATACTATCATTGCCTCACATGTTGGCAAAACCAAAACCTGGTAACCCGTTATATTT GTCGGCAACAAAATCCAGTATACTTCGTCAGCAAAATTTTGCAAAACGCAGAAACGCGATATTTGATCATCGAAAAGCTGGCCTATGCCCTAGTAATCACAGCGAGACACCTAAGGCACTATTTTCAAAGCCACAAGATCATAGTATGAACAAACCAACCACTAAG AGCTCATTGAAATCACAAGCATTGGATGATTTCGTAGCAGAACTAACATCAAGCGAAGATATACACCCAGAATGGGAGCTGTATGTGGACGGTGCATCCAATGAAGACGACGGAGGAGCCGGGATAGTCCTCAAGGACAAAGAAGGAATCTCGACCGAGAAGTCAATAAAGTACATGTTTCTGATTAGCAACAATCAATCTGAATACGAAGCACTCCTAGCTGGTATGCGCCTAGCAAAAGAGTGCGGGATACAAAACATCAAGGTCTATTGCGACTCCCTCTTTGTAGTTCAACAGGTAAACGACGTATTCCAG AGGGAAAAAAGCCCGAAGCTCTTTCAGAGGAGAGCAAGCATCTTCACCATCATTGGAGACGATCTTTATAGAAGAGGTTTCTCCCGACCTTTGCTCAAGTGCCTAGGAGATGAAGAAGCCACCCTAGCAATGGAAGAGGCACATGAAGGAATTTGTGGCACACATATTGGAGGCCGAAGCCTTTCAACGAAAATACTAAGAGCAGGATACTACTGGCCGTAA